A DNA window from Vigna unguiculata cultivar IT97K-499-35 chromosome 10, ASM411807v1, whole genome shotgun sequence contains the following coding sequences:
- the LOC114166332 gene encoding phospholipase A1 PLIP1, chloroplastic-like: MFYSAVSVTSSATMDITTEKKVFLHSLFSNKGLCNHSPITRSHSSNLLCCSSNNFRAASMQPKHKDMNSIVVFPLQLSVSILPNQLRSFFFGPEKKREMKMGQKGINFKENTVESTEEETIHRSNWVQKLRGIKTYWRGKGPKENMDLDTVSEHDNECDCDAEDTVCVAGDEEGNGKEEDGEEVTFYRDSFSKFLVPVPWSDTKLFSKLVFLCHMAYVIPQIKAKDLGRYYGLQFVTSSLKKKKKRKGDVTEIKAKLDQDSICVPMDNASVASENGSEKGDDCEQQKHQMKLIAYDITASAASYVQSRAKDLLSLASKPKQHSGDEDFNGRKDSPHEEADETPQVDKFKCGVNVAALTMTVVAAAGSAMNLQMLRSSSCEWFVCDDPKTHTRCFAIQGSYSVASWQANLSFEPTTFEDTDVLVHSGIYEAAKGIYEQFMPEIMEHLQRHGESAKLQFTGHSLGGSLSVLVYLMLLTRKVVSPSTLEPVVTFGSPFVLCGGQKLLNELGLDDSFVHCVMMHRDIVPRIFSCSFPNHVITVLKRLKGSFVSHPCLIEKKLLYSPLGKMFILQPDEKTSPSHPLLPSGSGFYVVDSSRCGYSPIVLRTFLNQPHPIETLSNPKAYGSDGTVLRDHDCNNYLIAVNGVLAQNSKIVVRTRRSRQQRKIFKRKMRK; the protein is encoded by the exons ATGTTTTATTCTGCAGTTTCTGTAACATCCTCTGCAACAATGGACATCACAACAGAGAAAAAAGTGTTTCTCCACTCACTCTTCTCCAACAAAGGCTTATGCAACCATTCACCGATCACGAGGTCTCACTCTAGCAATCTTCTATGTTGTTCCTCCAACAACTTCAGAGCAGCATCAATGCAACCAAAGCATAAAGACATGAACTCCATAGTAGTTTTTCCACTTCAACTTTCCGTGTCCATTCTTCCAAATCAACTTCGCTCCTTCTTCTTTGGCCCAGAAAAGAAGAGGGAAATGAAGATGGGGCAGAAGGGTATCAATTTTAAGGAAAACACAGTGGAAAGCACCGAAGAAGAGACGATACATAGATCCAACTGGGTACAAAAATTAAGGGGAATTAAGACTTATTGGAGAGGCAAAGGGCCTAAAGAGAACATGGATTTAGATACAGTATCTGAACATGATAATGAGTGTGATTGTGATGCAGAGGATACTGTTTGTGTGGCAGGTGATGAAGAAGGAAATggaaaagaggaagatggagaaGAAGTGACATTTTATCGTGACTCATTCTCAAAATTTCTGGTCCCGGTTCCTTGGTCTGATACCAAACTATTCTCGAAGCTGGTTTTCCTGTGCCACATGGCTTATGTCATACCACAAATCAAG GCTAAGGACTTGGGGAGATACTATGGTCTTCAATTCGTTACATCatctttgaaaaagaaaaagaaaaggaaaggagATGTGACAGAGATTAAAGCAAAACTTGATCAGGATTCTATTTGTGTGCCTATGGATAATGCCTCAGTAGCCTCTGAAAATGGCTCAGAGAAGGGTGATGATTGTGAGCAACAGAAGCATCAAATGAAGCTTATTGCATATGATATTACTGCTTCAGCTGCCTCTTATGTCCAATCACGTGCCAAGGACCTTTTGTCTCTTGCTTCTAAGCCAAAGCAGCATAGTGGTGATGAAGACTTCAATGGAAGAAAAGACTCACCTCATGAGGAAGCTGATGAAACTCCACAGGTGGACAAGTTCAAGTGTGGAGTTAATGTTGCAGCATTAACAATGACTGTGGTGGCTGCAGCAGGATCAGCAATGAATCTTCAGATGCTTCGTTCTTCATCTTGTGAATGGTTTGTTTGTGATGATCCTAAGACACACACTCGATGCTTTGCCATTCAG GGATCATATTCTGTGGCATCTTGGCAAGCAAACCTCTCATTTGAGCCTACCACATTTGAG GACACAGATGTTCTTGTTCACAGTGGAATATATGAAGCTGCCAAGGGAATATATGAACAATTCATGCCAGAAATAATGGAGCATTTGCAGAGACATGGAGAAAGTGCAAAGCTTCAATTCACTGGACATTCCCTAGGGGGCAGTCTCTCAGTTTTGGTGTATTTGATGCTACTGACCAGAAAAGTTGTGAGTCCCTCAACTCTTGAACCAGTAGTGACTTTTGGTTCTCCATTTGTGTTATGTGGAGGCCAAAAATTACTGAATGAACTTGGCCTGGATGATAGCTTCGTTCACTGTGTAATGATGCACAGAGACATTGTTCCTAGGATCTTCTCATGCAGTTTCCCTAACCATGTTATAACTGTTCTTAAGCGCTTAAAAGGCTCATTTGTATCACATCCTTGTCTCATAGAAAAG AAACTATTGTACTCACCATTGGGTAAAATGTTCATTCTGCAACCAGATGAGAAAACATCTCCTTCACATCCCTTACTGCCATCAGGAAGTGGTTTCTATGTTGTTGACAGTAGCAGATGTGGATACTCTCCAATTGTTCTAAGAACATTCCTCAATCAACCACACCCCATTGAAACACTTAGCAATCCAAAAGCTTATGGCTCAGATGGCACAGTTTTAAGAGACCATGATTGTAACAACTATCTTATAGCAGTGAATGGAGTTTTAGCACAAAATTCAAAGATTGTTGTCAGGACAAGAAGATCAAGGCAACAACGAAAAATATTCAAGAGAAAGATGAGAAAATAA